One stretch of Streptomyces hygroscopicus DNA includes these proteins:
- a CDS encoding acyl-CoA dehydrogenase, with translation MSTLDIVSEDERFIVRTVRDFVDNDVKPVVQELEHANTYPEALIERMKLLGVFGLAIPEEYGGTPVSTPCYVLITEELARGWMSLAGAMGGHTVVATLLLRFGTEEQKRRYLPKMATGEIRATMALTEPGGGSDLQAMRTVARKDTDGYVVDGSKTWITNSRRSRLIALLCKTDPDATPAHQGISILLVEHGPGLTVSRDLPKLGYKGVESCELSFDGYRAPADAVLGGVEGKGFAQMMKGLETGRLQVASRALGVGRAALEDALAYAQERESFGKPIWQHQSIGNYLADMATSLTAARQLTLYAAREADAGRRVDMEAGMAKLFASETAMEIALNAVRIHGGYGYSTEFDVERYFRDAPLMIVGEGTNEIQRNVIAAQLVKRGGLE, from the coding sequence ATGAGCACTCTCGACATCGTGTCCGAGGACGAGCGGTTCATCGTCAGGACGGTGCGCGACTTCGTGGACAACGACGTCAAACCGGTCGTCCAGGAGCTGGAGCACGCCAACACCTACCCCGAGGCCCTGATCGAGCGGATGAAACTGCTCGGTGTCTTCGGGCTCGCCATCCCGGAGGAGTACGGCGGCACCCCCGTCTCCACCCCGTGTTATGTCCTGATCACCGAGGAACTGGCCCGTGGCTGGATGAGCCTGGCCGGTGCGATGGGCGGCCACACCGTGGTCGCCACCCTCCTGCTGCGCTTCGGCACCGAGGAACAGAAGCGCCGCTATCTGCCGAAGATGGCCACCGGCGAGATCCGGGCCACCATGGCGCTGACCGAACCGGGCGGCGGCTCCGACCTCCAGGCGATGCGCACGGTCGCCCGTAAGGACACGGACGGCTATGTGGTGGACGGCTCCAAGACCTGGATCACCAACTCCCGCCGCTCCCGGCTGATCGCCCTGCTCTGCAAGACCGACCCCGACGCCACCCCCGCGCACCAGGGCATCTCCATCCTGCTGGTCGAGCACGGGCCCGGTCTGACGGTCTCCCGCGATCTGCCCAAGCTCGGCTACAAGGGCGTCGAGAGCTGCGAGTTGTCGTTCGACGGCTACCGTGCCCCGGCCGACGCCGTCCTGGGCGGTGTGGAGGGCAAGGGGTTCGCCCAGATGATGAAGGGGCTGGAGACCGGCCGGCTGCAGGTCGCCTCCCGTGCGCTCGGCGTCGGCCGGGCGGCGCTGGAGGACGCGCTGGCCTACGCCCAGGAACGCGAGTCGTTCGGCAAGCCGATCTGGCAACACCAGTCGATCGGCAACTACCTCGCCGACATGGCCACCTCGCTGACCGCGGCCCGCCAGCTCACCCTGTACGCCGCGCGGGAGGCCGACGCGGGGCGGCGCGTGGACATGGAGGCGGGCATGGCGAAGCTGTTCGCCTCCGAGACCGCCATGGAGATCGCGCTCAACGCCGTCCGCATCCACGGTGGTTACGGCTATTCCACCGAGTTCGACGTGGAGCGCTACTTCCGCGACGCGCCCCTGATGATCGTCGGTGAGGGCACCAATGAGATCCAGCGCAATGTGATCGCGGCTCAGCTCGTGAAGCGAGGCGGACTGGAGTGA
- a CDS encoding FAD-linked oxidase has protein sequence MLIDDLRQELPDGRMVEDPGVAAGFVHDEAEWAPYGTPLVVVRPRTALEVRSVVRACVRHGVPLVTRGAGTGLSGGANAVEGCVVLSTEAMDAIQEIDPVERLAVVGPGVVNDDLRAACAEQGLWYPPDPASAPWSTIGGNVATNAGGLCCVKYGVTRDYVLGLEMVTGTGELVRLGRRTAKGVAGFDLAGLMVGSEGTLGVITEVTVRLRPRREAERTVAGYFSSVVAAGRAVAAIGAAGLTPSALELIDRHCLAAVDKWKNMGLSVDADVVLLGRTDAPGPAGAQEAERMLACFEEAGATWAAQSTDQEEADALFSARRLAYPALERLGPVLTEDVCVPKAAVPEMLARIERAATRHDTLIANIAHAGDGNLHPLLITQPGDTAARERAQAAFHDIIADAIDLGGTVTGEHGVGLLKRDGLERELTPAVLEMHRAVKAALDPHGILNPGKVIAGG, from the coding sequence GTGTTGATCGATGATCTGCGGCAGGAGCTGCCGGACGGCCGGATGGTCGAGGACCCCGGCGTCGCGGCCGGTTTCGTCCACGACGAGGCGGAGTGGGCGCCGTACGGCACGCCCCTCGTGGTGGTGCGGCCACGTACGGCGCTGGAAGTGCGTTCCGTGGTGCGGGCCTGTGTACGGCACGGCGTTCCGCTGGTCACCAGGGGTGCGGGCACCGGTCTCTCCGGTGGCGCCAACGCCGTCGAGGGCTGTGTGGTGCTCTCCACCGAGGCCATGGACGCCATCCAGGAGATCGACCCCGTGGAGCGCCTCGCGGTCGTCGGACCCGGTGTGGTCAACGACGATCTGCGGGCCGCCTGTGCCGAGCAGGGCCTCTGGTACCCGCCGGACCCGGCGAGCGCGCCCTGGTCCACCATCGGCGGCAATGTGGCGACCAACGCGGGCGGGCTGTGCTGTGTGAAGTACGGCGTCACCCGCGACTATGTGCTCGGCCTGGAGATGGTGACCGGCACCGGTGAGCTCGTGCGGCTCGGCCGCAGGACCGCCAAGGGGGTCGCCGGGTTTGACCTGGCGGGGCTGATGGTCGGCTCCGAAGGCACCCTGGGAGTGATCACCGAGGTCACGGTGCGGCTGCGGCCGCGGCGTGAGGCCGAGCGCACGGTCGCCGGATACTTCTCCTCGGTCGTGGCGGCGGGACGCGCGGTCGCCGCGATCGGGGCCGCGGGCCTCACCCCGTCCGCGCTGGAGCTGATCGACCGGCACTGCCTGGCGGCGGTCGACAAGTGGAAGAACATGGGCCTGTCGGTCGACGCGGACGTGGTGCTCCTCGGCCGTACGGACGCCCCGGGCCCGGCCGGTGCGCAGGAGGCCGAGCGCATGCTCGCCTGTTTCGAGGAGGCGGGGGCGACCTGGGCGGCGCAGTCCACGGACCAGGAGGAGGCCGACGCGCTGTTCTCGGCCAGGCGGCTCGCCTATCCGGCGCTGGAGCGGCTGGGCCCGGTGCTCACCGAGGACGTCTGCGTGCCCAAGGCCGCCGTACCCGAGATGCTGGCGCGGATCGAGCGCGCCGCCACCCGCCATGACACGCTCATCGCCAACATCGCCCACGCCGGTGACGGCAACCTCCACCCGCTGCTGATCACCCAGCCCGGCGACACGGCGGCCCGGGAGCGGGCCCAGGCCGCCTTCCACGACATCATCGCGGACGCCATCGACCTCGGTGGCACGGTCACCGGTGAACACGGGGTGGGTCTGCTGAAGCGGGACGGTCTGGAGCGGGAGCTCACACCGGCCGTTCTGGAGATGCACCGTGCCGTCAAGGCGGCGCTCGACCCGCACGGGATTCTCAACCCGGGCAAGGTCATCGCAGGCGGCTGA